A portion of the Sulfurospirillum diekertiae genome contains these proteins:
- a CDS encoding bactofilin family protein gives MGIFNKADQCSIPASETTIVASGAKIEGIFNCQTRLHVDGAIIGKVLSDSIVTIGKQGRISGEINASRLIINGLFEGNANCDNVEVLEGGKFLGKVISKELIIEAKAIFEGESKIKTESVEAPSYEEQRD, from the coding sequence ATGGGAATCTTTAATAAAGCTGATCAATGCTCAATACCCGCTTCCGAGACAACCATCGTAGCCAGTGGTGCAAAAATAGAGGGTATTTTTAATTGCCAAACACGTTTACATGTTGATGGTGCCATTATTGGGAAAGTGCTCTCTGATAGCATTGTGACTATTGGAAAGCAAGGCAGAATTAGTGGTGAGATTAACGCCAGTCGTTTGATTATCAATGGTCTCTTTGAAGGTAATGCCAATTGTGATAATGTTGAAGTATTAGAGGGTGGTAAGTTTTTGGGGAAAGTTATTTCTAAAGAGCTGATCATTGAAGCCAAAGCCATTTTTGAGGGTGAAAGCAAAATTAAAACCGAGAGTGTGGAAGCACCTTCGTATGAAGAACAAAGGGATTGA
- the argJ gene encoding bifunctional glutamate N-acetyltransferase/amino-acid acetyltransferase ArgJ → MFTILPIINGLDNVAGFFCQGVSAGFKPNGNNDVAFIRSNEPCDISSVFTTNVFQAAPIKHFLRYPKGFQTNFILMNAKNANAMTGTEGIEDIDTLFHKLKTKFPTLHNPIMSSTGVIGYRLNVEKLSSAFDKFDFNAKDSHSTASAIMTTDSFKKELCLKVILEDDSFFHIAAICKGAGMINPAMATMLCFIITDANIPKADMDELLLPAIENSFNAVSVDGDTSTNDTVLLLSSKKSNAYHKEAFNEALCRITKELSLMLVRDGEGSSKVVAFEVSGAKNVAEAERAAKALSNSLLVKTALFGEDPNWGRIASTIGASGITCNEETLVIHYDDVLIYSKDQRSLDAEAEKKAASVMKKESFRIHCELGIGESSFTAYGCDLGHKYVEINADYRT, encoded by the coding sequence ATGTTTACCATTCTCCCAATTATTAACGGACTTGACAATGTTGCTGGTTTTTTCTGTCAAGGCGTATCGGCTGGTTTTAAGCCTAATGGCAATAACGATGTTGCTTTTATTCGCTCTAACGAACCGTGTGATATTTCCAGTGTTTTTACAACCAATGTATTTCAAGCAGCTCCCATTAAACATTTTTTACGTTATCCAAAAGGGTTTCAAACCAATTTTATTTTGATGAACGCCAAAAATGCAAATGCAATGACAGGCACGGAGGGCATTGAAGATATTGATACATTGTTTCATAAACTCAAAACAAAATTTCCAACTTTACACAACCCTATTATGAGCTCAACAGGTGTCATCGGATACCGCTTAAATGTTGAAAAACTCTCTTCCGCTTTTGATAAATTTGATTTTAATGCCAAAGATTCTCACTCAACAGCCTCTGCTATCATGACAACCGATAGCTTTAAAAAAGAGCTCTGTTTAAAAGTGATTTTGGAAGATGATAGTTTCTTTCATATCGCAGCAATCTGCAAAGGTGCAGGTATGATCAACCCAGCGATGGCGACCATGCTCTGCTTTATAATCACCGATGCCAACATCCCTAAGGCTGATATGGATGAACTCTTACTCCCTGCCATTGAAAATTCTTTCAATGCAGTCAGTGTCGATGGAGATACCTCAACCAATGACACTGTACTTCTTTTAAGCTCTAAAAAAAGCAATGCTTATCACAAAGAAGCCTTCAATGAAGCGCTGTGTCGCATTACCAAAGAGCTAAGCCTTATGCTAGTACGTGATGGTGAAGGCTCTTCCAAAGTGGTTGCATTTGAAGTCAGTGGTGCAAAAAATGTAGCTGAAGCAGAACGTGCTGCCAAAGCACTTAGTAATTCCTTACTTGTTAAAACAGCACTGTTTGGGGAAGATCCAAACTGGGGACGTATCGCTTCAACGATTGGCGCAAGTGGTATTACATGTAATGAAGAAACGCTCGTGATTCATTATGATGATGTCTTAATTTACAGTAAAGACCAGCGCTCTCTAGATGCAGAAGCTGAAAAAAAAGCTGCAAGTGTCATGAAAAAAGAGTCATTCCGTATCCATTGTGAACTGGGAATTGGCGAAAGCTCTTTCACTGCATATGGCTGTGATTTAGGGCATAAATATGTTGAGATCAATGCCGACTACAGGACTTAG
- a CDS encoding 3'-5' exonuclease encodes MRAIDSYIFKMTQKPIFHKEFFAKMHTFKELEPVDVEDLSMLKLLGLPITKYNNYAFTLETITTPIGQGKFCIVDIEANGSKPALHQIIEIGAVMIENGKEVAEFSSLAKADILPDSIEQLTGITLAELQKAPSLTSVLEAFRLFIKDAVFVAHNVNFDYYFISYTMEQAGFGPLLNRRLDTIDLARKCIEAPKYGLGALTDYLGIGFENHHRALYDARATAQVFFKALENLPKDVQTVEQLIAFTNPQNQKKKKKEKPSKPTDTSL; translated from the coding sequence GTGAGAGCAATAGATAGTTATATTTTTAAAATGACGCAAAAGCCTATTTTTCATAAAGAATTTTTTGCCAAAATGCATACGTTTAAAGAGTTGGAACCTGTGGATGTTGAAGACCTCTCTATGCTCAAACTTTTGGGACTTCCTATCACTAAATACAATAATTACGCTTTTACCCTAGAAACGATTACCACTCCTATAGGTCAGGGAAAATTTTGCATTGTCGATATTGAAGCCAATGGCAGTAAGCCCGCTTTGCACCAGATTATTGAAATCGGTGCGGTGATGATTGAAAATGGTAAAGAAGTTGCTGAGTTTTCATCTTTGGCTAAGGCAGATATTTTACCCGATAGCATTGAGCAACTTACGGGCATTACTCTTGCGGAACTTCAAAAAGCACCTTCACTTACCTCTGTTTTAGAAGCGTTTCGCCTTTTTATTAAAGACGCCGTTTTTGTTGCGCACAATGTTAATTTTGACTACTATTTTATCTCTTACACAATGGAGCAAGCAGGGTTTGGGCCGCTTTTGAACCGCAGACTTGATACGATTGATTTGGCTCGCAAGTGCATTGAAGCACCCAAGTATGGTCTAGGCGCCCTTACAGACTATTTGGGTATAGGCTTTGAAAATCATCATCGCGCATTGTATGATGCACGTGCAACGGCACAGGTATTTTTTAAAGCATTGGAAAATTTACCCAAAGATGTTCAAACGGTAGAGCAGTTAATTGCTTTTACTAATCCTCAAAACCAAAAGAAGAAGAAAAAAGAGAAGCCTTCAAAGCCTACAGATACATCGCTTTAA
- a CDS encoding 3-methyladenine DNA glycosylase — translation MNSFDLLVSLKQKGYLKTTRDPLWWPRSGTFWVIVGAILTQQTKWEKVEISMANLERAGIDSLEKLSLLDLESLAMHIKPSGFYNTKAKNLSLLAKAILEAFNSFESFGEAVDREWLLAQKGIGEESADSILCYACKQEAMVVDAYTARLLESFGYSFESYSALQEWMVEGLLLNQTKINQLYGKEISLTELYARLHGKIVEFCKENSQGKKVNVEGLSL, via the coding sequence ATGAATAGTTTTGATCTTCTCGTTTCCCTCAAACAGAAAGGCTATCTCAAGACCACACGTGATCCACTTTGGTGGCCTCGTTCTGGTACCTTTTGGGTCATCGTTGGAGCTATTTTAACCCAACAAACCAAATGGGAAAAAGTTGAAATAAGTATGGCAAATTTAGAGCGTGCAGGCATTGATAGCTTGGAAAAACTTTCACTTCTTGATCTTGAATCGCTTGCTATGCACATTAAACCCAGTGGGTTTTACAATACTAAAGCAAAAAATCTTTCTCTGTTAGCAAAAGCCATTCTTGAAGCGTTTAATTCCTTTGAGTCTTTTGGTGAAGCAGTTGATCGTGAGTGGTTGTTGGCGCAAAAAGGAATTGGTGAAGAGAGTGCCGACTCTATCCTCTGCTATGCTTGCAAACAAGAGGCGATGGTTGTTGATGCCTATACGGCTCGTTTGCTTGAAAGTTTTGGTTATAGCTTTGAATCCTATTCCGCTCTTCAAGAATGGATGGTTGAAGGCCTTTTGCTAAATCAAACAAAAATCAATCAGCTTTACGGGAAAGAGATCTCTTTAACAGAACTTTATGCACGGCTTCATGGAAAAATTGTAGAATTTTGTAAAGAAAATAGTCAAGGGAAAAAAGTGAATGTAGAAGGGTTGAGCCTTTAA
- a CDS encoding phosphoribosylanthranilate isomerase, whose translation MWVKICGITNLEDALCATEVGADALGFVFYPQSPRYITPQNAKAIVEKLPLHVKKIGLFVNVTPEEIGVTCKEAQMDMAQIHFEVDKAFWNALRVPYLRVVRAHEAGEIEQYQGLIRLVDAYVEDFGGAGQKIDLSWFDNRDCENIILAGGLTPENIEQIKPFGFYGVDVSSGVEKAKGVKDHDKVRAFIKKAKA comes from the coding sequence ATGTGGGTTAAGATTTGCGGCATTACCAATCTTGAAGATGCACTGTGTGCAACAGAAGTAGGAGCAGACGCACTTGGCTTTGTTTTTTATCCTCAATCACCTCGCTACATTACTCCCCAAAATGCAAAAGCAATTGTTGAGAAATTACCTTTACATGTAAAAAAAATTGGGCTATTTGTAAACGTTACACCTGAGGAAATTGGCGTTACATGTAAAGAGGCGCAGATGGATATGGCACAGATTCATTTTGAAGTGGATAAAGCTTTTTGGAATGCGCTAAGAGTGCCTTATTTGCGGGTGGTTCGTGCACATGAGGCAGGCGAAATTGAACAGTACCAAGGGCTCATTAGGCTTGTCGATGCCTATGTGGAAGATTTTGGTGGAGCAGGGCAGAAAATCGACCTTTCCTGGTTTGACAATAGAGATTGTGAAAATATTATTTTAGCCGGTGGATTAACACCTGAGAATATCGAACAGATTAAACCTTTTGGCTTTTACGGTGTCGATGTCAGCAGTGGCGTTGAAAAAGCAAAAGGGGTAAAAGATCACGACAAAGTGAGAGCATTTATAAAGAAGGCAAAAGCGTGA
- a CDS encoding bifunctional folylpolyglutamate synthase/dihydrofolate synthase, whose amino-acid sequence MQLQPFLATKPLFYDEIDYARMPKAYQSIVSHLRLPKIIHIVGTNGKGTTGRFLAHMLFHNGLQVGHYTSPHILKFNERIWLNGTDIDDETLEQAHEELLVWLDPDMAESLSYFEYTTLLAMSIFCKRCDYVVLEAGLGGEFDATNVFPKCLSIITPIGLDHQSFLGQTIEEIAQTKINSATGDIVLAKQYDAKIHPIALTKVKELKSHLYDVNDFFDKTFSSKLDGYSDKFGLPMYLKENFKTALCALNVLGYDSNLDIFSPVVLQGRCQKLLPNVTVDVGHNVMAAEALVASLGEKKVVLVYNSYKDKDFKTILKILKPVVEEVQVIEIDSPRAADKRDIYIVAKALELPISSFITIQSDKEYLVFGSFSVVEAFLKGLSEK is encoded by the coding sequence ATGCAACTTCAACCATTTTTAGCAACGAAACCGCTTTTTTACGATGAGATTGATTATGCTCGTATGCCCAAAGCGTATCAAAGTATAGTATCTCATTTAAGACTTCCCAAAATTATTCATATTGTTGGAACCAATGGTAAAGGAACAACAGGACGTTTTTTGGCACACATGCTTTTTCATAATGGTTTACAGGTAGGGCATTATACGTCCCCTCATATTCTCAAATTTAATGAACGCATTTGGCTCAATGGTACAGATATTGATGATGAAACATTAGAGCAAGCGCATGAGGAACTTCTTGTATGGCTTGATCCTGATATGGCAGAATCGCTCTCTTATTTTGAATATACGACACTTTTAGCCATGAGCATTTTTTGTAAGAGATGTGATTATGTTGTCCTTGAAGCTGGGCTTGGTGGCGAGTTTGATGCGACCAATGTTTTTCCAAAATGTCTTTCCATTATTACACCTATAGGACTCGATCATCAATCTTTTTTAGGACAAACGATCGAAGAAATTGCTCAGACGAAGATCAACAGTGCAACTGGCGATATTGTTTTAGCCAAACAGTATGATGCTAAAATTCATCCTATTGCATTGACCAAGGTGAAAGAACTCAAGAGCCATCTCTATGATGTGAACGATTTTTTTGATAAAACGTTTAGTTCCAAATTGGATGGGTATAGTGATAAATTTGGTTTGCCAATGTATCTCAAAGAAAATTTCAAAACGGCACTTTGCGCATTAAACGTACTTGGATATGATAGCAATTTAGATATTTTTTCACCGGTCGTTTTACAAGGGCGTTGTCAAAAACTTTTACCTAATGTCACGGTAGATGTTGGGCATAATGTAATGGCAGCAGAAGCCTTGGTAGCAAGTTTAGGCGAAAAAAAGGTTGTTTTGGTCTATAATAGCTATAAGGATAAGGATTTTAAAACCATTTTAAAAATTTTAAAACCTGTTGTTGAAGAGGTTCAAGTAATTGAGATTGACAGTCCACGTGCTGCCGATAAGCGTGATATATATATTGTTGCTAAAGCTCTCGAACTTCCTATCTCTTCTTTTATCACCATACAAAGCGATAAAGAGTATCTTGTCTTTGGCTCTTTTTCGGTAGTGGAAGCCTTTTTAAAGGGGTTAAGTGAGAAATAA
- a CDS encoding TIGR00282 family metallophosphoesterase, with protein MKVGFIGDIVGKPGRTMLEQYLRKLRQEFELDFVIANSENASHGFGLGSQHAKELFSYGADILTGGNHSWDKKEIIPLLEVMPILRPLNYPSGVPGRGVSVLHVKDEKIAIVNLMGHYGMPMVENPFLAAQKVVDTLRTEGIETIVIDFHAEATSEKRAMHMLLKGKVSAILGTHTHVGTDDLQIVEGTCYVTDVGLSGARDGVIGMDKDAPLKRFLTGLPASLEIPKKCKKILQMVIMELHEGKCVDAFKLRVFDDQERLIAKAIHE; from the coding sequence GTGAAAGTAGGCTTTATCGGAGATATTGTTGGTAAGCCTGGTCGTACGATGTTGGAGCAATACCTCCGCAAACTTCGTCAAGAATTTGAACTGGATTTTGTCATTGCCAATAGCGAAAATGCCAGTCATGGCTTTGGTTTAGGTTCTCAGCATGCTAAAGAGCTTTTCTCTTATGGCGCCGACATTCTCACGGGAGGAAACCACTCTTGGGATAAAAAAGAGATCATTCCTCTTTTAGAGGTTATGCCCATTCTTAGACCTCTAAATTACCCTTCTGGCGTACCGGGGCGGGGTGTGAGTGTTTTACATGTAAAGGATGAAAAGATTGCCATCGTCAATCTTATGGGACACTATGGTATGCCAATGGTTGAAAATCCTTTTTTAGCAGCGCAAAAAGTAGTTGATACCTTAAGAACGGAAGGCATTGAAACCATCGTAATTGATTTTCATGCGGAAGCGACTTCAGAGAAGCGAGCGATGCACATGCTTTTAAAAGGTAAAGTAAGTGCCATTTTAGGTACCCATACGCACGTAGGAACAGACGATCTTCAAATCGTTGAGGGAACATGCTATGTCACCGATGTTGGGCTTAGCGGGGCACGTGATGGCGTTATAGGGATGGACAAAGATGCTCCACTCAAACGTTTTCTCACAGGACTTCCCGCATCGCTTGAAATTCCAAAAAAATGTAAAAAGATTTTGCAGATGGTCATTATGGAACTTCATGAGGGTAAATGCGTTGATGCTTTTAAACTGCGTGTCTTTGATGACCAAGAGCGTTTGATCGCTAAGGCAATACATGAATAG
- the mfd gene encoding transcription-repair coupling factor, translating into MLQAACYEFLQTKNDLQLLGVKGEKEAFLASEVALLLGKKSYVLPDLRANRGDDLLSFHEEIVELLRVLQAFYKDNSTKKILIAPLRTLLTPLPKAELFNTLSLEFGMRLHLEHFKEQMFYWGYLAVDVVQDKGEISVRGDIIDIFPPDSEKALRLSLFDDEVESIRFFDCESQKSAKEELESYTLFPALFALDEERHTLMQKRIDSLKSDSFTKDVHSLGLWVLGESGAVYTETFKTYLSMDAVAELEEIALFDEDGAKSLQSLPSIPEAKSYREIAPSNIKTFLELHHTKKITLLAKNEVLLRIVDIEPLHVKWIQSERIVNIMNAEEIILSLNKPSTKIKRKRANIVLDELKNGDYVVHEHYGIGIFKGLTQVTVLGATKDFVLIEYLGDDKLLLPVENLHVIDRYIGESGGLVSVDRLGKGSFQKLKAKTRERLLEIASEIIAIAAKREMVDGLSIAMEQGEMALFEADAGFTYTEDQKRVIGEILSDFKSGKMMDRLLSGDVGFGKTEVAMNAIFATVRNGFQAILIAPTTLLCSQHFKSLSTRFAKYNIKVAQLDRFTSPAQKQVILKELKSGELHVCVGTHSLFEVELHNPALVVVDEEHKFGVKQKEKLKNFRENVHILSMSATPIPRSLNMALSSIKQYSQLLTPPNDREDVRTFVKEYDEKVIKEAIIREMRRGGQIFFVHNRIATIEAKRKELLSMMPNLRILTLHSEISAAITEKEMLHFEEKAYDVLLSTSIIESGIHIPNVNTILIDSADHFGMADLHQLRGRVGRSKRQGFCYFLVKDKEELSESAKKRLIALESNSYLGSGSILAYHDLEIRGGGNLVGEAQSGHIKNIGYSLYLKMLEDAINSLLGKTPIASREVEIKLSISAFISDNDIAEDRVRLELYRRLSRCGSVHDVLEIEEEMVDRFGKLDVSTKQFLQLIEIKILATQQNIVLISNYGQNITIKYEDEKKIMLQSRSRDDDDIIATVLMHLRIKA; encoded by the coding sequence TTGTTACAAGCTGCGTGTTATGAATTTTTACAAACTAAAAATGACCTTCAACTCTTAGGTGTCAAAGGTGAAAAAGAGGCTTTTCTAGCATCTGAAGTAGCCCTTTTACTGGGTAAAAAAAGCTATGTTTTACCTGATTTGCGAGCAAATCGTGGAGATGATTTGCTCTCTTTCCATGAAGAAATTGTAGAGCTTTTACGTGTTTTGCAAGCATTTTATAAAGATAACTCAACTAAAAAGATTTTAATTGCTCCTTTGCGGACACTTTTAACACCCCTTCCCAAAGCCGAACTTTTTAATACCTTAAGTCTTGAGTTTGGTATGCGTTTGCATTTGGAACATTTTAAAGAGCAGATGTTCTACTGGGGCTATCTTGCGGTTGATGTGGTTCAAGACAAAGGTGAGATCTCTGTACGGGGGGATATTATTGACATTTTTCCGCCAGACAGTGAGAAAGCACTTCGTTTAAGCCTTTTTGATGATGAAGTCGAAAGCATTCGTTTCTTTGACTGTGAAAGTCAGAAAAGTGCCAAAGAGGAGTTAGAGAGTTATACCCTTTTCCCTGCACTTTTTGCACTGGATGAAGAACGTCATACGCTGATGCAAAAACGCATAGACTCTCTTAAAAGTGACAGCTTTACCAAAGATGTTCATTCACTTGGTCTTTGGGTTTTAGGGGAGAGTGGAGCCGTTTACACGGAAACATTTAAAACGTATTTAAGTATGGACGCGGTAGCGGAACTCGAAGAAATAGCACTTTTTGATGAAGACGGTGCAAAAAGTTTGCAAAGCCTTCCATCCATTCCTGAGGCAAAATCCTACAGAGAAATTGCACCTAGTAATATCAAAACTTTTTTAGAATTGCATCACACTAAAAAAATAACGCTCTTAGCGAAAAATGAAGTTTTACTGCGTATCGTAGATATAGAACCTTTACATGTAAAGTGGATTCAGAGTGAGCGTATCGTTAACATCATGAATGCCGAAGAGATTATTCTCTCTCTTAATAAGCCCTCTACAAAAATCAAACGTAAGCGTGCCAATATTGTTCTGGATGAACTTAAAAATGGTGATTATGTTGTACATGAACACTATGGTATTGGTATCTTTAAGGGGCTCACGCAGGTGACTGTTTTAGGGGCTACTAAAGATTTTGTACTGATAGAGTATTTGGGCGATGATAAACTTTTACTCCCCGTCGAAAATTTACATGTAATCGATCGCTACATTGGTGAGAGCGGTGGCTTGGTCAGTGTCGATCGCCTTGGAAAAGGTAGTTTCCAAAAACTCAAAGCCAAAACCAGAGAACGACTTTTAGAAATTGCCAGTGAAATTATTGCCATTGCGGCTAAACGTGAGATGGTAGATGGACTGAGTATCGCTATGGAACAAGGTGAAATGGCGCTGTTTGAAGCCGATGCAGGCTTTACGTATACGGAAGATCAAAAGCGAGTTATTGGCGAAATCTTGAGTGATTTCAAGAGTGGCAAGATGATGGATCGACTCCTCAGTGGCGATGTCGGTTTTGGGAAGACAGAAGTTGCTATGAATGCCATTTTTGCCACGGTTCGCAATGGTTTTCAAGCCATTTTAATTGCCCCTACGACTCTTTTATGTTCCCAGCATTTTAAAAGCCTCTCAACCCGTTTTGCCAAGTACAACATCAAAGTAGCGCAATTAGATCGTTTTACCTCTCCCGCTCAAAAGCAGGTTATTTTAAAAGAGCTCAAAAGTGGTGAATTGCATGTCTGCGTGGGGACACACTCACTTTTTGAAGTGGAACTGCACAATCCAGCTCTTGTGGTGGTCGATGAAGAGCATAAATTTGGTGTCAAGCAGAAAGAAAAACTCAAAAATTTCCGTGAAAACGTGCATATTCTCTCCATGAGTGCCACACCTATTCCTCGAAGTCTCAATATGGCGCTCAGTTCCATTAAGCAATATTCACAGCTTTTAACACCTCCTAATGATCGAGAAGATGTGCGAACGTTTGTCAAAGAGTACGATGAAAAAGTCATTAAAGAGGCGATTATTCGTGAGATGAGGCGAGGGGGGCAGATCTTTTTTGTCCATAATCGTATTGCAACCATTGAGGCTAAACGCAAAGAGCTACTCTCTATGATGCCCAATCTTCGCATTCTCACACTTCACTCTGAAATCAGTGCGGCTATCACAGAAAAAGAGATGCTACACTTTGAAGAGAAGGCATACGATGTGCTTTTAAGTACCTCTATTATTGAATCAGGTATTCATATACCCAATGTCAATACGATTCTTATCGATTCAGCCGATCACTTTGGAATGGCAGATCTTCACCAACTTCGTGGTCGTGTGGGACGTAGTAAGCGCCAAGGCTTTTGTTATTTTTTAGTGAAAGACAAAGAAGAACTCTCTGAGTCAGCCAAAAAACGTCTTATCGCACTGGAATCCAATTCGTATCTGGGTAGTGGTTCCATCCTTGCCTACCATGACCTTGAAATCAGAGGTGGCGGTAACTTGGTGGGCGAAGCACAAAGTGGACATATCAAGAACATAGGGTATTCACTCTATCTTAAAATGCTTGAAGATGCGATCAATTCACTTCTGGGTAAAACACCGATTGCTTCACGTGAGGTTGAGATTAAACTTTCTATTAGTGCGTTTATTAGCGATAATGATATCGCAGAAGACCGTGTACGATTAGAATTATACAGACGTTTAAGTCGATGTGGAAGTGTTCATGATGTTTTAGAAATAGAAGAAGAGATGGTGGATCGTTTTGGGAAACTCGACGTTTCGACAAAGCAGTTTTTACAACTCATCGAGATTAAAATTTTAGCGACACAACAGAACATAGTCCTGATATCCAATTATGGACAAAATATTACAATCAAATACGAAGATGAGAAAAAAATCATGTTGCAATCACGCAGTCGAGATGATGACGATATCATTGCAACAGTGCTTATGCATTTAAGGATTAAAGCGTGA
- the rpmB gene encoding 50S ribosomal protein L28: MARKCALTGKGPMVGNNVSHANNKTKRRFLPNLRSVRVTLEDGTTKKIRIAASTLRTMKKNG; the protein is encoded by the coding sequence ATGGCAAGAAAATGTGCTCTTACTGGAAAAGGCCCTATGGTTGGTAACAACGTAAGCCATGCGAACAACAAAACTAAAAGAAGATTCCTTCCAAACCTTAGATCTGTCCGTGTGACACTTGAAGATGGAACGACTAAGAAAATTAGAATTGCTGCTTCGACACTTCGTACAATGAAGAAAAACGGCTAA
- the rpe gene encoding ribulose-phosphate 3-epimerase has translation MLVAPSILSADFGKLREEIVSICTAGCDLVHVDVMDGHFVPNLTIGPVVVSAVARAATKPLDIHLMVENNTFFVDLFAPLKPKYLSFHIEEEKHPHRLIQKIRNLGISPAIVLNPHTPPSAIEYLIEDLDMVLLMSVNPGFGGQKFIPNVLEKAPILKEMILKRNAKTLIEVDGGVNNQNIQALANAGVDIVVAGNYVFGSNDYKNAIDSLKV, from the coding sequence ATGTTAGTCGCTCCAAGCATCCTTTCTGCAGATTTTGGAAAGTTAAGAGAAGAGATCGTATCTATTTGCACGGCAGGATGTGATCTTGTACATGTAGACGTGATGGATGGGCATTTTGTTCCCAATTTAACCATTGGACCTGTTGTGGTAAGTGCTGTAGCACGTGCTGCTACAAAGCCACTGGATATTCACTTAATGGTTGAAAACAATACATTTTTTGTTGATCTTTTTGCTCCGCTTAAACCTAAATACCTTTCCTTTCATATTGAAGAAGAAAAACACCCTCATCGGTTGATTCAAAAAATTCGCAACTTAGGTATTTCTCCCGCAATTGTATTGAACCCTCATACACCACCATCTGCGATAGAATATCTCATTGAAGATTTGGATATGGTACTCCTTATGAGTGTTAACCCTGGCTTTGGTGGGCAAAAATTTATCCCCAATGTTTTAGAAAAAGCACCGATTTTAAAAGAGATGATTTTAAAACGAAATGCCAAAACACTCATTGAAGTTGATGGCGGGGTCAATAACCAAAACATTCAAGCACTTGCCAATGCGGGAGTGGATATTGTTGTTGCAGGTAATTATGTTTTTGGCTCAAACGATTATAAAAATGCTATTGATTCATTAAAAGTATAA
- a CDS encoding YdcH family protein, whose translation MLHEYREVISKLKIDNAHFAKIFEKHNELDQKIADAEEGREHISEAELDALKKEKLKLKDEAYATIVAYKKEHNL comes from the coding sequence ATGCTACACGAATACAGAGAAGTTATCTCAAAACTCAAAATTGATAATGCACACTTTGCTAAAATTTTTGAAAAACACAATGAACTTGACCAAAAAATCGCTGATGCAGAAGAAGGAAGAGAACATATTAGTGAGGCTGAACTTGATGCCCTCAAAAAAGAGAAACTTAAACTTAAAGATGAAGCGTACGCAACAATCGTTGCTTACAAAAAAGAGCACAATCTCTAA
- a CDS encoding peptidoglycan DD-metalloendopeptidase family protein, producing MRNKFTVTISDVNGSRHFLLHQLIKKFLLYFTLFVALVILVGSFVILFLMNEVSSLEAKKESAVSERNLLLVQNEELQSKVSEKAQEYENIRDKISNMEEMMGLRTNEEENIDSRLEEIDLTIIQQKTFFDNIPSGDVMAYSEISSPFGWRDNPILKRKEFHTGIDLRAPIGTPILAPADGVVKFVQYNQNSGYGNVVSLSHNYGFESYYAHLQNKPVVKEGQFVKKGDMIAYSGASGMTTGPHLHYEVKFIGRILDPQPFLRWRGSNFAEIFKKEKRVTWESLIKLINAQYPLPRQPS from the coding sequence GTGAGAAATAAGTTTACAGTCACTATTTCTGATGTCAATGGTTCACGGCATTTTTTATTGCATCAACTGATTAAAAAATTTTTACTTTACTTTACGCTCTTTGTCGCATTGGTTATCTTGGTAGGTAGCTTTGTCATTCTCTTTTTAATGAATGAAGTTTCAAGCCTTGAGGCAAAAAAAGAGAGTGCTGTTTCTGAGCGAAATCTTCTTTTAGTTCAAAACGAGGAACTCCAAAGTAAAGTTTCTGAAAAAGCTCAAGAGTATGAAAATATTCGTGATAAAATCAGTAACATGGAAGAGATGATGGGTCTTCGTACGAACGAGGAAGAGAATATTGATAGTCGTCTTGAAGAGATTGACCTTACAATTATACAACAAAAAACATTTTTCGATAACATCCCAAGTGGCGATGTTATGGCATATAGTGAAATTTCTTCTCCTTTTGGATGGAGAGATAATCCGATTTTAAAACGTAAAGAATTTCATACGGGAATTGATCTTAGAGCGCCTATTGGGACACCTATTTTAGCACCGGCTGATGGGGTGGTCAAGTTTGTACAGTATAATCAAAACAGCGGTTATGGCAATGTTGTTTCACTGAGCCATAATTATGGATTTGAAAGTTATTATGCACATTTACAAAATAAACCCGTTGTCAAAGAGGGACAATTTGTAAAAAAAGGCGATATGATCGCTTATTCAGGTGCTAGTGGAATGACAACAGGTCCTCATTTACATTATGAGGTAAAATTCATTGGTAGAATACTTGATCCACAACCTTTTTTACGATGGCGTGGTTCTAATTTTGCTGAAATCTTTAAAAAGGAGAAGAGAGTAACATGGGAATCTTTAATAAAGCTGATCAATGCTCAATACCCGCTTCCGAGACAACCATCGTAG